The following nucleotide sequence is from Coffea eugenioides isolate CCC68of chromosome 3, Ceug_1.0, whole genome shotgun sequence.
ataagaaaatcatgaaaaggcttctttttttcaaagaaaaaaacaaacacAAAAAATGCTTGGCTTTGCAAGTTTATCTTTGAATGACTTTGCCGTATTCGAGTAACTATAGCCCTCATTCTCAAGTGGAACACGGCAAAATGGCTGAGAATCAATAGGCAAAATTTTTAGTTCTTCCACTAGTACGAGTCACTGTTTTTTTTTCGCGACCTCAGCGAATGGGAATTTAAAGATTGTAATCCATCCGTACCATGGTCCTCTAAACTAACCACAAGAACCCCCATCACCTGACGGACTTAATATACTGCAAAGAACATACATCTGCAGATGCAGCTTCTACTTAGTCTCTCCATGAAAGCACATTTATGAACCCACGCAGATTGGAAAGACATTTAACTTTACTGCTATGCAGCTCCATCTCGAGATATGAATCAGCAGAAAAAAAGCCATAGAATTGCTTCCATTCAGCAATGCAAAGTAATCGGCAGAAGTTTCATGCCCGATTCACGGCACAATACTAGATAAACGTAATACAGAATCAAGGCCGACAAATTATGCGCAAGATCTGCTTTCAGAACCAAAATAAAGAAGATTATagagaaaatggaaaaagtGCATATACTAGGATAGCAGCAGAACACAAGCTTACTGTGGATTAGTAGCCAATCACTAGCTTCACCAATATTGCCCTGTTGCACAACCAAGCAAGAAACTAGAATTCAATAACAAGATAGCTAAATTCTTACAACCAGAGAATAAGAGTCATACAACTGAAAAAAGAACATGTAATCATCCAATACTTGTATGGACTTCCAATATCATTGACGCTTCTTTCTCAAACTGACAACCGAAAAAGCAGAcactaaaatcaagaaactcCAATCAGCACGGCCACCTCAATGCTTCCTGCTATGCCTCCTGCTCCTGGAGCTCCTGCCCTTCTTCCGGCTGCTTCTTTCTTCAGAGTCAGATTCAGAGTCGGAGAATGAATCAGATCCAGATTCAGAGGTAGAACTATATCTGCGGTGCCTTCTCTTCCTCTgctgcttctttttcttcttcctcttcctcctcctctcttCCTCTGAATCTGTGGATGAACTGTAACTAGTCTCACTCTCACCAGAAGAATAATCAGACCCTGTCACAGATGATCCGCCACTATCAGACTCAAAAACTGAAGCCTCGCTATCGCTACCAGATTCTGTATCAGACTTGTGCTTCCTCTTGGTCTTCTTAACCTGTTTATCACTCTTCCCTTCCTTCTCAATATCAGGGTTATCTAAATCATAAGAAATTGACACCTTCATCCTCAACTTGGGATTTTTCAACTGTTGCGTGCGAGAAGGTCGTGAAATATAGACCCTTTCATTCTTGCACTCATATGTCCAATGCCCAGTTTGGAAGCACTTCTGGCATTGGGAAGCTGCCCCAAGAGTAGACATTGAACTCTTAAGATCCTTCCTTTCACCCAGCCTAACTTGTTTCTCGGTACTCATCAAATACATCTGCCTCTtagcttctttcctttcttgCCATCTACTCGGCCCTTCCTCTTTCTGCCC
It contains:
- the LOC113765096 gene encoding zinc finger CCHC domain-containing protein 10-like, coding for MSSGNKEESGAQDAAERIKAAALSAAKGLSRAQAERAAAAAARNVNAYGQKEEGPSRWQERKEAKRQMYLMSTEKQVRLGERKDLKSSMSTLGAASQCQKCFQTGHWTYECKNERVYISRPSRTQQLKNPKLRMKVSISYDLDNPDIEKEGKSDKQVKKTKRKHKSDTESGSDSEASVFESDSGGSSVTGSDYSSGESETSYSSSTDSEEERRRKRKKKKKQQRKRRHRRYSSTSESGSDSFSDSESDSEERSSRKKGRSSRSRRHSRKH